The sequence atttaaattatttttagcatATGAGCGACGATTCTGAAGATGCAAATTGTCACATAATAATTGCTTGATAACAAGAGCTACGATTCAAGCATTACAGCAATGTGTTGCTTACCACTCCTGTCTCATGGTTGACACATGTCATGTTAACTCGAGAGTGGAAACGCACACTTGGTGGCTTCTCCGGATAATCCTTGTCGCAAAATAGCTTCAACTGATAAATACGGCCTTCATGCACAGACTGGAAAAGAAGTAAGTTAGTCTTTAAATGTGAAAGACATAGGAACCATCAAATTGCATATAAAGTAACACTCTTAGGACTAGTGGACAAACAAATCTGTAGTCCAGGAAATTCATCAACCCATATAAATTCGAAGTAGAAAAGTGGCAGTTCATGTCTTCATGCATTCCTCTGTGAAACATAGCTAAGTGGATTTCATGCTTAAGGGACATATTGAAGAAATGATCGAATAAGTAGAAACAATTTCTAGGATTTGCATTTCATGTTATTTGTTATATCCAAATAAAGAGATGATAGGaagtaaaaaagagaaaagaaccCGTACATTGTGAGGACCAATAATGGTGCCAGTCCAAGAACGCATATAAATATCATCTCCATCATCCATACCATAGCTCACTGTCCCATCTCCAATACCCTTCTCCCCACGTTCAAGTTCCTCCAGTAATCTGAAATTGCGAGGGActgaaaagaaattgaaattttggtTAGTGAAATCttcataaagaaaataaagaccAGAGCTGGGTAAAAGCTTCAAATTCCAAACAAGATTGTAGAATCTAAATGGAACAAGATTGTAGAATCTAAATGGAAAAAAGAACAATGACATTGTTACGCATTTCACTCCAAAGTAAAAAGATTATAGTAAAAAATCCCAGGTGCATTAAGTTAAGAACCCATTTGAACATGAACTAGCACATCAAACAGTCAATGATATGCTGACTTTAGGTCTACTGGTTGCTGGGAGTCTTTTGACCTTGTATAAGTTTTATAAGCCAGTAGAAATATAGAGAACTTCTGGCTTTTGAGAACCTAAATTACTGAATATTGGTTTGACATGGATCAAAATGGAGTGACATGGAtagtgaggattcatatagaCAATTGCAACTAGCTTGGTATTGAGGCATAGTGGTTGCTGTTTGCATAAAAAACGGAACAGTGACCACCACGATGCAGCAAAAGGGATATGGTTTGTGCAACTATTGAAGCTTTGGAAATTAAGTTAGTCCTGCAACTCTCCTATCTGTGCATGAATGGGCAGAGAAGCAtaaatcatcatcatcttcttcttcttcaaactgACGTTAAATTGAGCATTAGTTCTAAATCACAGTCCCATGATATAAAGAAAGGCAGAACAGAGATGTGTAAGCCATATTTTCCAAAGAGCAATCGATCCACAACTTAGCAAGTTGCAGTATATTGACCAGAAACTCTAAAAACTATAACCAACATATGACAACAAACAGGGATTAGGATAGAAGCAAAGTAACAACATTAATTTCCACCAAACTGCAAGGCATAAACCCTCATGTACTTGGATATATGAAACCAAAGAAATACTCATCACTGTCTTTCATTGAAGGCATTAGATCTGGAAGACCATATAAATAGCTTGGGTTTTCTCAATAGACCGAAAACTCTCTGAAACACAACTATCCAAACCATAACATCTACCTCCATATTCAAGAATCTAAAGCACAAAAGAGGATTTAAAAAACTCATCTTGATGACACAATAATTGTCATAGGTCTTTCAGAAACAACGtctctacctccacgaggtagtaaggtctgcgtacactctaccctccccgGACCCCACctgtgggatttcactgggtatgttgttggaAGTAATTGAATGCAGCTAATTTGAAAACAAGCAAAAACAAAACCGAACACACAACCGGAACTACTTCCTAGTTAATCCTAATTAGAGAACCACAGATTAAACTCCCACAAGCCAAAGAACACATCAAATACATTGATTGAACTCCACATTCATAAATCTATACATTGATTGAGCTCCACATTCATGAATCAAAACCCACAAAAGGAACagaaaaaaatatcatcttGATGCTACAATCATTGtcaaatttgcaaaaaaattcACCCCCATCAAACTTGTTATCTAATCGAATCAATTGACAAGGCAGTTCCACAGTGATAACAACTATACAAAAAGTCCTAATCAACAAAAACTAAGACATTTGATTAAAACCCACAAGCCAATAAACACATCAAATacaaaacatgcataaaaaaACACACCCAGAACCAGATTTGAAGggaaaatcatgaaaatcataacaaagattaaaaaaaaagaaacaaaagggGTTATGGggttttcaaaaaattaactCACCCACAACACTAGATCCTCCTGAACCAAGCGTCATGGCTGATTGATTGCTTCAGATGATTCTTTGGGGTTTATACAAATATCGATTTGATcgacaaaaagaagaaaaaaaccaCTGAGATATTCTTGAAAAATCGATTGGAGGGTTCAAGAGAGGCAGAAGGGAATAGAAGGGGCAAAAGTATAAAAGGGGATAAAATAGATATATGATTGGTAGTGGGTAGGAAAATGCAATtgctaaaaaaaattctcacaTTTTTCGAGGACTCTCGACGTAACTGATAAGGTTGTATTTATCATTCGATTCATAAAAATAGTCCGTTGCATAAATATAAGGGTTTACGATTGTGTATAATATACCCTTCATGGTTCGGCTTTTTCTATGGCTCTACGCATAGCAAAAACTTTCGTGCATATCGCCTTTTTACTTCATTCGTCACGAAATACTTGTgacattttatttttcgaaaTCTAGTTTGATTAATCTTCAGAGTTATATTAATTTAGGTATATGATTGGTAGTCGGTTGGAAAATGCAACTGTCTAAAAGATCTCACAGTTTTCGAGAACAGAGCTTGACGTAACCGGTAAAGTTATATCCATGATTTTAAGTCGTGAAAATAGTCTGTTGCAGAAATATATGGAATATGATTGTGCTTAATAACGTTTGGTGGTTCAGCTTTTTCCTGAACCCCACACATAGCCAAAATCTTTAGTGCATTACACTCGTCACCTTTTTACTCAATTCGTCTCAAAATACTTCTTATGATTTGctttttgaaagtcaatttaatCAATCttcaaaactaaattaaattagattaatttgagtttaaatatccaaaaaaattacaagaaataGTACTATATGATGCAAAACTTTCGTATTAATCTGATATAAAAGTATACATctttaaatattaatcaaaatttaaataatttaaccctcaaaaagaaaatataataaagtaatttaagactaaaaaagtaataaaaaagaaaaaagaaatcaatCTAAAAAGATGCatacaaagaatataaaagGCATAAAGAGTGAGAGATAACtttcttgaaaatcatgaaTAAAAAAAGACTTGAAAAGAGAAgatagttaaaaaaaatggaatataAAAAGTTGTTCCAAATGGAATAAGATATGATGTAGAGGcaataaaatcaaacaatatgAATTGGAATGTGTTAAAAAGCATATTGCATTATTGCTTGGCAAAGAAATGACAAGGCATAAaaattgttggattttaaaaaaggtgtgaatggaaaatgaagagttgcgacttttatgaaatgttgcgacttttatgaaaagttgcgacttttatgaaaagttatgacttttatggaatgttgtgacttttatgaaaggtaacaatctttctgaaagattgtgatttttccaaaggtttgtgacctttccggtaaggcacaataagaactttttcacactatcctttgttttttataaattgagggatttcctctcattttaaatagaatttatggacttcttcttcaactactaaatctaatattctaagtgtactttactgtcgTTGAGTGTTTCGCTGACAcaggagtttttggtatctatactctggtgattgagatcattttaccctgggaggtcatattccaaatcaaacctcggatactagagaggaataatttccttaaggggacactgtgaattcagtggacttaatctttttcctattaaaaaattttctagattctggtacgtgttttacaaactttagatttgtgaattaatttcagttcgtctattcttttgttttacattggttcattaaacttggtaacttcgtgtttctgcaaagtttgttggaatcagtaagattcttttgACAcgtattaacaacaattcttatttaagaaaaatatttcgtattttttttaaatctgtttttgattctagtttcgctactagttttaattttctagttgtgaaaatgtttttaaactttgttgtcttacaaagtGTTCAAagtttgttctaagtatgtttggaatacaagatgaagaacaaaaataatgatAGTATTTTGATTCATGAATTGTctattttaagttttgattgATATACATGTATCATTTCATTTGACATATGTGATATTCAATGAACTTATTAAGTTCATAATTCATAaccaaaacaaagaaaaagggGGAAACTTTTTAAATTGACTATAATTTGAGCGTGATTAGAGATCTATAATTACAGTTTGCTTAGTTACGAATTGTAGCTATATGTTTAGGGGAGGAGAGAGACAAGCGAAATTTGAGGGAGATGCGAGAGAGGTTGAGAACATGTTGTATTAGTTGTATCATGTTGGATCATCGATCATAAATAGAATTAATACAATCGTTTTGTATAAAAGTGAATATAgttgtataaaaatatattatatttagttaCATATATATTACGAGGTGAGAGATGACCGAGATCGAGAGAGGATATTAGAGGCAAGCGAGATCAAGAGAGAAAGGAGAGAGAATGTATTGTATTCATTGTATCACAAATACAATTgatacataatataaatatagttgataaaaaattcaaatatatttgtttaaaaacaattgatataaaatacaaatctcttaaatatatttgataaaatacaaTTGATACATAATACATTTGATAAAAGAGGATGGATACATATTGTATTCATTATATCAAGTTTTATGAcaaatacaattgatttgtataagATAAAATATGATTGTATCATATTGTATTAATCAACACAATTTATATCGACAAATACACTTGGCAGAATACAAATTTTCATACtacaattaatacaaaatacGTATACAATGGATacataatataaatacatttgATATATAATACGAAATACAATTCTCATATTATGGTGCAGCTGTTTGGgatggagagagagagagagagagagaggagggAAGGGGACAAtgggaggagagatgaatttgCTATAAAATCCTACCTAtagctacgaattgtaattatttaaactatagttgtttatcatatatacatatcatatggTTGTACTGGTGTGTAAGTTAACCTTTAAAATGGCTATAGTTTGAGCTTAATTAGAGATCTATAATTATATTTACTAAGTTACGAATTGTAACTACATGTTTGGGGAAGGAGAGAGACAAGCGAGACTATGAGAGGAGGAAGAAAGACGAGCAAGATTAAGAGAGGGAGGAGTGATGGAAGAGAAATCTAGGAGAGAAAAGAGAGGCTAGAGAggttaaatattgttgtattcATGGTAATAGGTTGTATATACCACGAATACAATCGATACAAATGTTTGtaccaaaatgaaaaaaaattgtatcaaaaTATTGTATTTAGCTATATATTAGGAGGAGAGAGCAGAGTGACATAGAGAGAGGACATATGATGAATACATGTTGTGTTAATTATATCACGAatacaattaatacaaaataaaaatacaattgatATAAGATACAAATATCGTTGTCTAACTACAATTGATATAAAATCCAAATCTCTCACCTATATTTTCATTGAATACAATTGATACATAATACGTTTGACAAAGAGAATCAATGCATATTGTATTCGTTATATCAAGTTTTATCACGAGTATATTGATTTGTATCATATACCA comes from Solanum pennellii chromosome 1, SPENNV200 and encodes:
- the LOC107008372 gene encoding ubiquitin-conjugating enzyme E2 variant 1D, with product MTLGSGGSSVVVPRNFRLLEELERGEKGIGDGTVSYGMDDGDDIYMRSWTGTIIGPHNSVHEGRIYQLKLFCDKDYPEKPPSVRFHSRVNMTCVNHETGVVEPKKFALLANWQREYTMEDILTQLKKEMASPHNRKLVQPPEGTCF